The Deltaproteobacteria bacterium DNA window CCAACGGGGGCACTCTCTTTCTGGACGAAGTGGGCACAGTTCCTCTGAAGATGCAGGTGGATCTACTGCGAGTTCTGGAAGACAAGACATTTCATCGGCTCGGGGGCACTGAAGAAATCACTGTGGATTTCCGCGTGATTGCAGCCACCAACAGAAACCTGCAGGAAGCTATAGCCAAAGGAGACTTCCGCCAGGATTTTTTCTATCGTCTCAATGTAATTTCCATTCATATTCCGCCTCTGCGAGAACGCCGCGACGACATTCCTCTTCTGGCCCATCATTTTCTTGAACGCTACAGTCATGAGACCAACAAGCACATCGACACCATAAGCAGGGAAGCCATGGCCATCCTCAAACGTTATGACTGGCCTGGCAATGTGAGAGAACTGGAGAATGCCATAGAACGGGCGGTGGTTATCTGCAAGAAAAGAGTACTGGGAGCGGAAGAATTCTCTTTTCTGATTCCTGCCAAGCCCACGACAGAACGAACCTATTCGCTCAAGGAGTCAGAAATTGCTCACCTGCGCTCCGTGCTGGAGGATTTCGGCTGGAACATCACCAGGGCAGCAGAAGCGCTGCAGATTAACAGAGTCACCTTGCACAAGAAGATCAAGAGGTACGGCCTTCGGCAGGAGCGCCAAGGTTGAGGCAGTGGCTCGGAACTCATGGACTACAGTTGGACTCTAGGGTTGATTGCGCATAATGGCTGGCAAGGGTGGGGTGATCGGTGTTGTGCCCATGGGGGCTGTGGGGGATGCGGTATTGCGGATCATTGCTGCCAACCTGCAAGCGATTTTCCACCTGGCCGTAGACTTGCTGCCGGCAAGAGCAACTCCTGAATTTGCCTTCAGTGAACTTCGCAGACAGTACCATGCCGCCCTCATTCTGAACAGGCTCGGCAGCAGCCGACGCAAACAACAGAGATTACTGGCAGTGGTGAACGTGGATCTATTTATTCCGATCCTGACGCACGTGCTCGGAGAAGCTCAGATGGGGGGCAGGGCAGCAGTGGTTTCGCTGCACCGCCTCAGAGAGCGCCGGGATGGCGGGCGGGTACCACTGGAGACATTCTATGATAGGGCAATCAAGGTGGCGGTTCACGAAGTGGCCCACACTTTTGACCTGGTTCACTGTAAAGATCGTGACTGCGTCATGATGCTTTCCACAACTCCTCCAGACCTGGACGAGCTGCCCATGTTTTTCTGTAGATACTGCAAAGCCTTTCTGGCCGAGTCATACCGCAGATACGGTGTATGGACTGTGGAAAAACCCTAGAGACTACTTCAGGCACCAGGTGGAAGCAGGAGTGGCGGCTTGACCCAGCGGTACCGGGAAGCCACCGCAATGCTGCCTTGACTTGCTGCTGTCGGCAAGATCTTATTTGAGCTCAGGTGAGCAGGAATTCACTGACCAATTTTTTCCAGCCGATTTCCGGGGCATTGCCGAAGACATCGTCGATGGGCTCACCACCGGTGGCGGCGATGGGACCATGCTCAGCCATGACAATGTCGTGTAAGCGGCTCACATCGCTTTCCAACCAGTTGTCTGTTTCTTCACCGAAAAAGAGATTCTTCAGGTTTCCTTTGAGCCTTTCCGGTTCTATTACCATGAGCCAGCCATCGCTGTAAGGCCGTGTGTTGGTAAGTGTGGGACGGCGGAGAACCTCGTGATTAACGGCCACAACCGTGCCGCTGACCGGTGATAGCACTTCAGCCTCATTGCTTTCCCTGGCAAGACTCAGACAACTGTCGGTTTGAAAGACCTTTTGACCTAAGCTGGGCAGGCGGTATTCATCTACTGGCCCCAGCAAGCGCAGAGCAAAGTCATCGAGTCCCAACCGTACCCTGCCGGCGTATTCGACTCTGGCCCAGGCATGACCCCGGTGGTAGTAATAGTTGTCCGCCACCTTGTAGCCGAGAACCCGGTGCATGGCAGGTTCTGCCAGATGGCTGCTGAGCTCCACTTCATCCAGGCTCTGATCGAATTCGCAGGTGTCGCAGCGAAAGTCATGGGAACAGATCTTGTAGGCAACGCGACCAGAGAGCATGTGGCGGCACTCTCGTTGATCTGCATGGCGGCGGCGCATTCTATCTCTCCAGCTTTGCTGCTCTTTCTTTACCGCCAATCCTTTGCCTTTGCCGAGCGCCTGAGTCATGGCCTTGTCAAAGGGACAATGTATACAGTCATAGGCCTGGTCGCAAATCTTGAAATTGATTACTCCAGACTTCATCCAGATGCACTCATTTTCAAGAATATTGAACCCCTGAACCTTTTTGGTCCTGGGTTGCTTTTTCTTCTTCACCGTCATGCTACACCTCCTAGACCATTAGCACTGAACTTGCCATATATCATTGTTCAGCCTAGATTGGGGTTCGGTGGCCGTGGGAAAATCTTCGAGCTTGCCACATAGAAATCGACCATGTCCTGATCAAACTGGCAGGAGCTGCAATGCAAACCTCTTATACAGAGGCGGCAGCTGACGACCCCTGCCTCTGCCC harbors:
- a CDS encoding peptidase M54 codes for the protein MGAVGDAVLRIIAANLQAIFHLAVDLLPARATPEFAFSELRRQYHAALILNRLGSSRRKQQRLLAVVNVDLFIPILTHVLGEAQMGGRAAVVSLHRLRERRDGGRVPLETFYDRAIKVAVHEVAHTFDLVHCKDRDCVMMLSTTPPDLDELPMFFCRYCKAFLAESYRRYGVWTVEKP
- a CDS encoding glycine cleavage system protein H, with the protein product MTVKKKKQPRTKKVQGFNILENECIWMKSGVINFKICDQAYDCIHCPFDKAMTQALGKGKGLAVKKEQQSWRDRMRRRHADQRECRHMLSGRVAYKICSHDFRCDTCEFDQSLDEVELSSHLAEPAMHRVLGYKVADNYYYHRGHAWARVEYAGRVRLGLDDFALRLLGPVDEYRLPSLGQKVFQTDSCLSLARESNEAEVLSPVSGTVVAVNHEVLRRPTLTNTRPYSDGWLMVIEPERLKGNLKNLFFGEETDNWLESDVSRLHDIVMAEHGPIAATGGEPIDDVFGNAPEIGWKKLVSEFLLT